In the genome of Parasteatoda tepidariorum isolate YZ-2023 chromosome 10, CAS_Ptep_4.0, whole genome shotgun sequence, the window ATATACCTGTCATATTTCGGGAATCTAATTTTCAAAGCTCTTTTGTTTTATACAAAGTATTTTTCTGTGATCGAAATAAGTCGACTTTCGCCCACTTTAACTATGAGGAAAATGAAGCGTTCCATTAGAACACGGTTTGATTAATTGcaatttcttgtaattaatgcatattatttatgttaggttcaaatttatcaagtctttaattattactagctggcacatcaaaaataaatcttaaaagtgcaaattaaaatgaaagttctggtagagtaaaagttttttttttctttttatttttagttttccaaattttaatccTAGAAAAATAAGCctggtaattaattttaaaattccattcagtaaagatattttttgcaataattatatatctagttttagttgttttaattctaaatcTAATAAATCTTGAAGTGATAGCTGTTCTTTACAAAAGCAATAAAGCTTGAGCTTTTGACTGTTAATACACCATGAAGTTTTACCATACATGTTAATTCTGCTGACACCCATGACTTTACTAATTCCATTTTCAGCGTCATACCTTACAGTTCCTTCAAATATTGCTCCTCCCGGATGTACTGTTACAGTAACGAGATAATCACCTATAACTGGAGGAGCTTCGCTCAACATAAGCGTTCGATTTTCAACTTTTACCTGTCTTATACGTCTTAAAACCAACTCATCAGCTTTCCCTAATTGGGCATCTTGAATTTCAGCAATACTAAGCCATTCACAGACTTCTGCATAAGggcttaaaatttcatttatatgatcAATAAGAGCAATTGATACTTCCTTTATTACTGGATCATCAATTGATACATTCACAAAGTTATTACATGGgcaaaaatgctgtaaaatatGGGCATCTTTGCACGTTCTGTTTTCAGGAATTTCGTTGAAAAGACTGAGCCCAAGTGCATCACTCTTTTCTATTGGTTCTTCATTCACATGAAGTAAATGTTTCATGGTAGCATGCACATCAAATAATGTCATCAGTCTTTCTTggtttgtttttagatttaatttaaagccAGGATGTTGATCCAAGAACCATTTTGGAAAATGCATGTACATAAATGGCATCCTCTCCTCAAACTTACCTATATAAGTTTCTCTAATTTCCCCATATCGCAATCCATGGTCACTAAATATAACTAAAGCACTAGTATTAAGTGCTCCTTCATCTTGAAGCGCTTGGAGAATTCTAGTTGTAGGTAAATCAGCATGGCTTGCACTATTTAACAAATCATGGGTGAGAATAGAAACCATACAAAACGCAAAATATGGCCTTGTGTccattgtttttatgaaatttttcaagtaatcaAACATGAGATCAGTTTCTGTTTCAGAATTTAAACACGGATCAgattcagttaaattttgttttaggcGTAAGTTTTGTATCGCCATGGCGAGAGgtctataataataatctgtTGGGGGATCGTGGAAtcctttttttaagtagttaaatGTGCCGGTATAAGGCCCATCTTCAGCGTAGAATGTTCTATACCCATTGCGTGCGTAATCTTTCCAAATCAGGCTAATATTATCGAAAAAGAAAGTATGCCTCATTGATTCGTTCCAATAATAATCAACAAAATTACCGGTGAGCAACGGTACTAAATT includes:
- the LOC107444432 gene encoding uncharacterized protein, yielding MAVIFHRRRFLCSLFLSSVIFLLFNWYFIVISIVVLNNSTRSNELHVFNRNMEPDLNSEEESEHSNNNIPMITLTPETTLPIKNVNMIKKPELRSMIEALLQKQQLQKPKPLLQKQQETKQLKKNMNVTAISHSENVSYSLENDYQYVPTMRPIDIYDIYYEYLAWQNQNKGNDETDPERSVNFIRTETSNSSLNDPSLKSESDVHGISIDEMLSNQQSVTKNKALIIDTSGCKIPKLDPWDSSVMRLIEPYTSLICSDKPLFMKPEPNGIVHLNATVLETYYNATLDDIQCWYQAIVRKYEKPGYIRENNYVTTSVSLMTFDKPMDYEYIAVKCFFSNNSTFEQYMPLVKIKDKVEDERSKIKPPTPLNVILLGIDSVSKLNFLRHFNKTKSFLEENMKAFEMKGYTKVGDNTFPNLVPLLTGNFVDYYWNESMRHTFFFDNISLIWKDYARNGYRTFYAEDGPYTGTFNYLKKGFHDPPTDYYYRPLAMAIQNLRLKQNLTESDPCLNSETETDLMFDYLKNFIKTMDTRPYFAFCMVSILTHDLLNSASHADLPTTRILQALQDEGALNTSALVIFSDHGLRYGEIRETYIGKFEERMPFMYMHFPKWFLDQHPGFKLNLKTNQERLMTLFDVHATMKHLLHVNEEPIEKSDALGLSLFNEIPENRTCKDAHILQHFCPCNNFVNVSIDDPVIKEVSIALIDHINEILSPYAEVCEWLSIAEIQDAQLGKADELVLRRIRQVKVENRTLMLSEAPPVIGDYLVTVTVHPGGAIFEGTVRYDAENGISKVMGVSRINMYGKTSWCINSQKLKLYCFCKEQLSLQDLLDLELKQLKLDI